In Flavobacterium endoglycinae, one DNA window encodes the following:
- a CDS encoding THC0290_0291 family protein gives MFKYLYITLFALFGISTIANAQSDLAHEIGIIAGPITLQSDFGERNNADTNINNTGIGIGLVHWLNFSAANSRDRYFPEHFKIRSELSFSRTNLRHFGEWVERKPNELFATQLRNMKGTSTLLGIGAQLEYSPFRSIHNFENSVGGISPYFSAGFLVSYYSAKLNSKLGDMTLPTVTPGKYLTPSDGRAHGFSNETGIAVAATAGVGVHYKLTTMSDLMFETRFQMYSSDWIDGLNPNKQIYTENKSNDWQVWFNFGYIYYLEF, from the coding sequence ATGTTTAAATACCTATATATCACATTATTCGCCTTATTTGGCATCTCGACAATTGCCAATGCTCAATCAGATCTTGCACACGAGATCGGAATTATAGCAGGTCCCATAACTTTACAATCTGATTTTGGAGAAAGAAATAATGCTGACACCAATATTAACAATACTGGTATTGGTATTGGTCTGGTTCACTGGCTGAACTTTTCTGCCGCAAATAGCAGAGATCGTTATTTTCCTGAGCATTTTAAAATCAGATCTGAATTGTCTTTCAGCAGAACTAACCTGAGACACTTTGGAGAATGGGTAGAAAGAAAACCTAATGAGTTATTTGCTACTCAGTTGAGAAACATGAAAGGAACTTCAACTTTGCTTGGAATTGGTGCTCAACTAGAATATTCACCTTTTAGAAGTATTCACAATTTTGAAAATTCTGTTGGCGGAATAAGCCCTTATTTCAGTGCTGGATTTTTAGTATCTTATTATTCAGCTAAATTGAATTCAAAATTAGGAGATATGACACTTCCAACTGTTACGCCTGGTAAATATTTAACTCCTTCTGACGGACGTGCACATGGATTTTCTAATGAAACAGGAATCGCAGTGGCTGCAACAGCAGGTGTAGGAGTTCATTACAAATTGACTACCATGAGTGATTTAATGTTTGAAACACGTTTTCAAATGTACAGTTCTGACTGGATCGACGGATTAAATCCTAACAAACAAATCTATACAGAAAACAAGTCAAATGACTGGCAGGTATGGTTTAACTTCGGATATATCTACTATTTAGAATTCTAA
- a CDS encoding DUF3298 and DUF4163 domain-containing protein, with amino-acid sequence MKNYIFIILLCLIFTSCKKELSFENEAFEEKSTIPCKTDCPNISIEVPIAKNKKVVADSINKKVFNVIKEIVYFGEDSTKVNDYQSLTKSFIASYEEMHKKFPHDTFGWEGKITGNVEFESDQIINIKIDHYTFTGGAHGYQGFRSLLFDKKTGKFIFNDQLFKDEKAFKAFAEKEFRAKYKIPAKANINATGLMFENDKFQLSQNIFYTSGGLLLYYNSYEAASYADGPKEILFPYDKVKKYLKFQ; translated from the coding sequence ATGAAAAATTACATATTTATAATCTTATTGTGTTTGATTTTTACAAGTTGCAAAAAAGAGCTTTCATTTGAAAATGAAGCATTTGAAGAAAAATCCACAATTCCGTGCAAAACGGACTGCCCAAATATCTCAATTGAAGTACCAATTGCCAAAAATAAAAAAGTTGTTGCTGACAGTATCAACAAAAAAGTTTTTAATGTCATAAAAGAAATTGTTTATTTTGGAGAGGACTCAACAAAAGTGAATGATTACCAATCATTGACCAAATCGTTTATTGCCTCTTATGAAGAAATGCACAAAAAATTCCCGCATGATACTTTTGGCTGGGAAGGAAAAATAACGGGCAATGTAGAATTTGAATCAGATCAGATTATAAATATCAAAATTGACCATTATACTTTTACAGGCGGCGCTCACGGTTATCAAGGATTCCGATCTTTACTATTTGATAAAAAAACTGGAAAATTCATTTTTAACGATCAATTGTTTAAAGATGAAAAAGCATTTAAGGCTTTCGCCGAAAAAGAATTCAGAGCCAAATATAAAATCCCCGCAAAAGCCAATATAAATGCAACAGGATTAATGTTTGAAAATGACAAATTCCAACTCTCGCAAAACATTTTTTATACTTCTGGAGGTCTTCTTTTATATTACAACTCATACGAAGCCGCTTCTTATGCTGACGGTCCAAAAGAAATCCTTTTTCCGTATGATAAAGTGAAGAAATATTTGAAATTTCAATAA
- a CDS encoding SDR family NAD(P)-dependent oxidoreductase, with the protein MKKTVLITGATSGIGKATAQILAKNNYKVVLCGRRKERLQELENELSAFTEVYSLDFDVRDKDAVIEKINALPEAFSDIDILINNAGNAHGLDPIQTGDLDDWDAMIDINVKGLLYVSKVVIPKMTAKNSGHIINIGSTAAKEVYPNGNVYCGTKHAVDAITAGMRIDLNPFGIRVGAIHPGMVSTEFSEVRFKGDVERASNVYKGFDPLQAEDIADIIHFVVSRPYHVNIADLVVMSTAQASSTIVKKNI; encoded by the coding sequence ATGAAAAAAACAGTTTTAATTACTGGTGCCACAAGCGGAATTGGAAAAGCAACTGCTCAGATTCTGGCAAAAAACAATTATAAAGTAGTGCTTTGCGGAAGACGTAAAGAGCGTTTACAAGAACTGGAAAACGAACTTTCGGCTTTTACCGAAGTATATTCTCTTGATTTTGATGTTCGAGATAAAGATGCCGTTATTGAAAAAATAAACGCATTGCCAGAAGCTTTTTCGGATATTGATATTTTAATTAATAATGCAGGAAATGCACATGGATTAGATCCAATTCAAACAGGAGATTTAGATGATTGGGATGCTATGATCGATATTAATGTAAAAGGACTTTTATACGTTTCGAAAGTGGTGATTCCGAAAATGACGGCTAAAAATTCTGGACACATTATCAATATTGGATCAACGGCTGCGAAAGAAGTATATCCAAACGGAAATGTGTATTGCGGTACAAAACATGCTGTTGATGCGATTACAGCTGGAATGCGAATTGACTTGAATCCATTTGGAATTAGAGTAGGAGCAATTCATCCTGGAATGGTATCGACAGAATTCAGCGAAGTTCGTTTTAAAGGAGATGTTGAAAGAGCTTCAAATGTATATAAAGGATTTGATCCGCTTCAAGCAGAAGATATTGCAGATATTATTCATTTTGTGGTTTCAAGACCGTATCATGTCAATATTGCTGATCTGGTTGTAATGAGTACGGCACAAGCTTCTTCGACAATTGTGAAGAAAAATATTTAA
- a CDS encoding cystathionine gamma-synthase — translation MKFNTKVIHGGQHHDPSTGAVMPPVYQTSTFIQTSPGKPLADYEYSRASNPTRTALENALASIENGTRGLAFSSGLAATDCILRSFKAGDEVIAMDDLYGGTYRMFSRIYKDSGIKFHFVDMTDIAKLKSLINENTKLVWVETPTNPLMKLADIAEIAKITKEHKIWFAVDNTFATPYLQKPLDLGADIVMHSATKYLGGHSDVIAGALIVKDEALGEQLHFQQFATGATLGPMDSFLVLRGIKTLALRVQRHCENGEKIVEFLSKHPKINTVYYPGLANHPFHEIAKKQMKAFGGMVSFTFKSGKKEDAVAFLEKLKVFTLAESLGGVESLANHPALMTHASIPADKRAEVGITDDLVRLSVGIEDAEDLIADLEQALS, via the coding sequence ATGAAATTCAATACAAAAGTAATACACGGCGGTCAGCATCATGATCCAAGTACAGGAGCTGTTATGCCTCCGGTGTATCAAACGTCGACTTTTATTCAGACAAGTCCAGGAAAACCTCTGGCAGATTATGAATACAGCCGCGCATCAAACCCAACTCGTACGGCTTTAGAAAATGCTTTGGCAAGTATTGAAAATGGAACACGCGGACTGGCTTTTTCATCTGGTCTTGCCGCAACCGACTGTATTTTGAGATCGTTTAAAGCAGGCGACGAAGTTATTGCAATGGACGATTTGTATGGAGGAACTTACCGTATGTTCTCGAGAATATATAAGGATTCAGGAATTAAATTTCATTTTGTAGATATGACCGATATTGCCAAACTGAAGTCTTTAATTAATGAAAACACAAAATTAGTCTGGGTTGAAACGCCAACCAACCCATTAATGAAACTGGCTGATATTGCAGAAATTGCTAAAATCACAAAAGAACATAAAATCTGGTTTGCTGTCGATAATACTTTTGCAACACCTTACCTTCAAAAACCTTTAGATTTAGGCGCTGATATTGTAATGCACTCAGCAACGAAATATTTAGGCGGACATTCTGATGTTATTGCCGGAGCTTTAATTGTAAAAGATGAAGCACTTGGAGAGCAGTTGCATTTCCAGCAGTTTGCAACTGGTGCTACTCTAGGGCCAATGGATAGTTTTTTGGTTTTAAGAGGAATCAAAACTTTGGCTTTACGAGTACAGAGACATTGCGAAAACGGAGAAAAAATCGTAGAGTTTTTAAGCAAACATCCCAAAATTAATACGGTTTATTATCCGGGATTGGCGAATCATCCGTTTCATGAAATTGCTAAAAAACAAATGAAAGCGTTTGGCGGAATGGTTTCGTTTACTTTTAAATCAGGTAAAAAAGAAGATGCTGTTGCGTTTTTAGAAAAGCTGAAAGTATTTACTTTGGCTGAATCTTTAGGTGGAGTAGAATCTTTGGCAAATCATCCAGCTTTAATGACTCACGCTTCGATTCCAGCAGATAAAAGAGCCGAAGTTGGAATTACTGATGACTTAGTGAGATTAAGCGTTGGTATTGAAGATGCAGAAGATTTAATTGCAGATTTAGAACAAGCATTATCTTAA
- a CDS encoding ATP-binding protein: protein MINKRLLIKNLLAHNDESSFYDKKRQLNLHSREGKAKFLKHICALSNSNPANNSYIVVGVEDQDNEIVGDDFFDDSRIQNLVNAFLENPPKIQYENVPFPNLPKDRVIGLVTIKPKSQVSFFKKGIHTILANTVFIRIGSNSVPVEEGTEIEKNYQNTETVIGIENSSRNSIQYTLDGVIDFMNFRHKDMAPRYRVFKELFVICWAGVPKKSRDKTFLSRVDIELINEQVKLFYSAQDVVTIVYNDDSFTITEYVPLGLNDKTSYYPLEEQTIHFFDNGYYKIDRQILFQPPEFNRKMLFHIYNSNLALLQKLDKGIALSDRELKDLANLPSTFMICYLNGFEDARQRLIDAKLLLKPFGNVYSSFKEALRVLRKMKYDV from the coding sequence ATGATTAATAAGCGCCTTTTAATAAAAAACCTACTAGCTCACAATGACGAGAGCAGTTTTTATGATAAAAAAAGGCAGCTGAATCTGCATTCGAGAGAAGGTAAAGCTAAATTTTTAAAGCACATCTGCGCGCTTTCCAATTCAAATCCTGCAAACAACTCTTATATTGTTGTAGGTGTTGAAGATCAGGATAACGAAATTGTAGGCGACGATTTTTTTGACGACAGCCGAATACAAAATCTCGTTAATGCTTTCCTCGAAAATCCTCCTAAAATTCAATATGAAAACGTTCCATTTCCGAATCTTCCAAAAGATAGAGTAATCGGTCTTGTAACTATAAAACCCAAAAGCCAGGTTTCGTTTTTCAAAAAAGGCATTCATACCATTTTAGCAAACACCGTTTTTATTCGTATTGGCAGTAATTCTGTTCCAGTCGAGGAAGGCACAGAAATCGAGAAGAATTATCAAAATACAGAAACCGTAATCGGAATCGAAAACAGTTCTCGAAACAGTATTCAATATACACTTGACGGCGTAATTGATTTTATGAATTTCAGGCACAAAGACATGGCGCCAAGATACCGTGTTTTTAAAGAACTGTTTGTGATTTGCTGGGCGGGAGTTCCTAAAAAATCCAGAGATAAGACCTTTTTATCACGTGTCGATATTGAGTTGATTAACGAACAGGTTAAGCTTTTTTATTCGGCTCAAGATGTAGTGACTATAGTGTATAATGATGATAGTTTTACGATTACAGAATATGTTCCTTTAGGACTAAATGATAAAACGAGTTATTATCCTTTAGAAGAACAAACCATCCACTTTTTTGATAATGGTTATTATAAAATTGACCGTCAAATACTTTTTCAGCCTCCAGAATTTAATCGAAAAATGCTCTTTCATATTTACAATTCAAATCTGGCTTTGCTTCAAAAATTGGATAAAGGAATCGCTTTATCTGATCGAGAATTAAAAGATCTGGCAAATCTGCCTTCGACTTTTATGATTTGTTATTTAAATGGTTTTGAAGATGCTCGACAAAGATTAATCGATGCCAAATTGCTTTTAAAACCTTTTGGGAATGTGTATTCGTCTTTTAAAGAAGCTTTACGAGTTTTAAGGAAGATGAAATATGATGTTTAA
- the gdhA gene encoding NADP-specific glutamate dehydrogenase, giving the protein MEQKINEFMALVESKNPNEPEFLQAVREFAETVIPFIAERKKYDGKNLLLRIAEPERSVIFRVPWVDDKGEIIVNRGFRIQMNSAIGPYKGGIRFHHTVNLSVLKFLAFEQVFKNSLTTLPMGGGKGGSDFDPEGKSDGEIMRFCQSFMTELCRHIGPDLDVPAGDIGVGAREIGYLFGQYKRIRNEFTGVLTGKGLAYGGSLIRPEATGYGVVYFTDQMLRTIGHEIKGKRVAISGFGNVAWGVALKINELGGKVVTISGPDGYIYDEEGISGEKIDHMLEMRASGDNRAERYLEKYPNAVFHKGKSPWEVKVDIAIPCATQNELNGDDAKKLIDNGVLCVTEAANMPSTLDAIKLFLDNKVLFAPGKAANAGGVAASGLEMTQNSIRLNWTSEEVDLRLKEIMIGIHNQCKKYGAEEDGYVNYVKGANIAGFVKVADAMLAQGVV; this is encoded by the coding sequence ATGGAACAAAAAATAAATGAATTTATGGCTCTGGTTGAGTCAAAAAATCCGAACGAGCCAGAATTTCTTCAAGCAGTTAGAGAATTTGCAGAGACGGTAATTCCATTTATCGCCGAAAGAAAAAAATACGATGGTAAAAATTTACTGTTAAGAATAGCTGAACCAGAAAGATCGGTAATTTTTAGAGTTCCGTGGGTTGACGACAAAGGAGAAATCATTGTAAACAGAGGATTTAGAATTCAAATGAACTCTGCAATTGGTCCTTATAAAGGTGGAATCAGATTTCATCACACAGTAAATTTATCTGTTTTGAAATTTTTGGCTTTCGAGCAGGTATTTAAAAATAGTTTGACAACTCTTCCAATGGGTGGAGGAAAAGGAGGATCTGACTTTGATCCTGAAGGAAAATCGGATGGAGAAATCATGCGTTTCTGCCAGTCATTTATGACTGAGTTATGCCGTCATATTGGTCCAGATCTTGACGTTCCTGCTGGAGATATTGGAGTAGGAGCGAGAGAAATCGGATATTTATTTGGCCAGTACAAAAGAATCAGAAATGAGTTTACTGGAGTTTTAACTGGAAAAGGACTTGCATACGGAGGGTCATTAATCAGACCAGAAGCTACAGGTTATGGAGTAGTATATTTTACAGATCAAATGCTTCGTACAATCGGACATGAGATTAAAGGTAAACGAGTGGCGATTTCTGGATTTGGAAACGTAGCTTGGGGAGTTGCTTTAAAAATAAATGAATTAGGCGGAAAAGTAGTAACTATTTCTGGTCCTGATGGATATATTTATGATGAAGAAGGAATCTCTGGAGAAAAAATCGACCACATGCTGGAAATGAGAGCAAGTGGTGATAACAGAGCCGAAAGATATTTAGAGAAATATCCAAATGCTGTTTTCCATAAAGGAAAAAGCCCTTGGGAAGTAAAAGTAGACATTGCTATTCCATGTGCAACTCAAAATGAGTTAAACGGAGACGATGCTAAAAAATTAATTGATAATGGTGTTTTATGTGTAACAGAAGCGGCAAACATGCCTTCTACTTTAGACGCTATTAAACTTTTCTTAGATAATAAAGTCCTTTTTGCCCCAGGAAAGGCCGCTAATGCCGGTGGTGTTGCCGCTTCAGGATTAGAAATGACTCAAAACTCGATCCGCTTAAACTGGACAAGTGAAGAAGTTGATTTGAGATTGAAAGAAATTATGATTGGAATTCACAACCAATGTAAAAAATACGGTGCAGAAGAAGACGGATATGTTAACTACGTAAAAGGAGCCAACATTGCCGGATTTGTAAAAGTTGCCGATGCTATGCTTGCACAAGGTGTAGTTTAA